In the Silurus meridionalis isolate SWU-2019-XX chromosome 6, ASM1480568v1, whole genome shotgun sequence genome, one interval contains:
- the ovol1a gene encoding putative transcription factor Ovo-like 1a has protein sequence MPRAFLVKKPNVSPGKRSWSDLPDHERGDIYIPVSVSTRALWDETEASTAEVALCLSTHKERNRCTQKYMLEPCTLVSTAELPSCTALGQQPSPETERIRSTQSSTYVRSKIKVTTGELPVEAPLTILSTAADPPVTVPNPRPTTSTETTSAPTTGGTYACQVCQKVFQYQRMLNRHLKCHNEQKRHLCSFCGKGFNDTFDLKRHVRTHTGVRPYKCNLCEKAFTQRCSLESHMKKIHGVTQQYAYKERRTKLYVCEECGHTASTQDSLLRHLHTQHPNSAFLRAKGARRHSGGAGVVVREENSLPGSPLSLNSDDTTGSGGR, from the exons ATGCCACGAGCATTCCTGGTGAAAAAGCCCAATGTTTCACCCGGCAAAAGAAGCTGGAGTGATCTACCTGACCACGAACGAGGAGACATTTACATACCAG TGTCTGTGTCCACTCGAGCTCTGTGGGATGAGACAGAGGCAAGTACAGCCGAGGTGGCCCTTTGTCTGTCCACACATAAAGAACGCAACAGATGTACACAGAAATATATGCTAGAGCCATGCACCTTGGTTTCTACAGCTGAACTTCCCTCCTGTACTGCTCTGGGACAGCAGCCCAGTCCTGAAACCGAGCGCATCCGTAGTACACAGAGCAGCACATATGTCCGATCCAAGATCAAG GTGACTACAGGTGAACTCCCTGTCGAAGCTCCACTTACTATTCTGAGCACAGCTGCTGATCCTCCTGTCACTGTGCCAAACCCACGTCCCACAACTAGCACTGAAACGACATCTGCACCTACAACAGGGGGAACCTATGCATGTCAGGTGTGCCAGAAAGTGTTTCAGTACCAACGCATGCTCAACAGACACCTGAAGTGTCACAATGAACAGAAACGGCATCTGTGCAGTTTCTGCGGCAAGGGCTTCAATGACACCTTCGATCTCAAGAGgcatgtgcgcacacacacag GTGTTCGTCcgtataaatgtaatttgtgtgAAAAGGCCTTTACCCAGCGCTGCTCTCTGGAGTCCCACATGAAGAAGATCCATGGTGTGACGCAGCAGTATGCCTACAAGGAACGACGCACCAAGCTCTATGTCTGCGAGGAATGTGGCCACACTGCTTCCACACAGGATTCATTGCTGCGCCATCTCCATACTCAGCATCCAAACAGTGCCTTCTTGCGGGCCAAGGGGGCACGTAGACATTCAGGGGGAGCAGGTGTTGTTGTACGGGAGGAAAACTCCCTGCCTGGCTCTCCTTTATCTTTGAACAGTGATGACACGACAGGATCAGGAGGAAGGTAG